From a region of the Heptranchias perlo isolate sHepPer1 unplaced genomic scaffold, sHepPer1.hap1 HAP1_SCAFFOLD_59, whole genome shotgun sequence genome:
- the LOC137316348 gene encoding keratin-associated protein 4-11-like — protein sequence MCGCKLVFPQMCDRKHMCQQMCGRKQLCPQTCGRKHVCTQMCGRKHMCGRNQVCMQMCGRKHACLQMCGRKQVYMQMCGRKHVCVQMCRHKHVFLQMCGRKHLCVQMCGWIHVCLQMFGRKHVCPQMCRRKHVCPQMCRR from the exons atgtgcggatgcaAACTGGTGTTCCCGCAGATGTGTGATCGCAAACACAtgtgccagcagatgtgcggacgtAAACAATTGTGCCCGCAgacgtgcggacgcaaacacgtgtgcacgcagatgtgcggacgcaaacac atgtgcggacgcaatcaAGTGTGcatgcagatgtgcggacgcaaacacgcgtgcttgcagatgtgcggacgcaaacaggtGTAcatgcagatgtgcggacgcaaacatgtGTGCGTGCAGATGTGCAGACACAAACACGTGTtcctgcagatgtgcggacgcaaacacttgTGCGTGCAGATGTGCGGATGGATacacgtgtgcctgcagatgttcggacgcaaacacgtgtgcccgcagatgtgcagaCGCAAACACGTTTGCCCGCAGATGTGCAGACGctaa